The region TCATCGCCGCCCGCAAGCTCAAGCCCGCCCAGGTGGACGTGAGCGTCATCGCTGAAGCCCCCAAGCTCGCGCCTCACGTGGCCGCCATGTGCGCGAATCTGGCGGCGGATCTCGGCCTCCTGGCGGAGCGGGTGAACGTCAAGGCCACCACCAACGAAGGCCTCGGTCACATCGGCCGTGGCGAGGGCATCGCCGCCCACGCCGTGGCATTGCTCGAAGACATTTGATCCCCATGGACAAGCTTCCCGACTGGGCGCGCGCCCACGGGCCCGTGTCGCTCACGGCCCGCATCCGCACCGAGCCCGAAGACTTCCGCGTCGAGGAAGTGCTGGGCTTCGAGGCGGACGGGGAAGGGCCCCACGTCATGCTCACGGTGGAGAAGCGCGGCGCCAACACCCATTGGGTGGCGGACCAATTGGCCCGGCACGCCGGCATACAGGGCCGCGAAGTCGGCTATGCCGGACTCAAGGACCGGCATGCCGTCACGGTCCAGCATTTCACCCTGAACCTGGACCGCAAGCCCGAGCCGGACTGGGCCGCGCTGCCGTCCGGTGAGTTCAAGGTACTCAAGTCCGGGCGCCACCGCCGCAAGCTCAAGACCGGCGCGCTGGAGGGAAACCGCTTCCGCCTCAAGCTGCGGGAGCTCAGCGGCCCCGTGAGCGCACTCGTGCCGAAGCTGGAAGCGATCCGGGCCCAGGGCGTACCCAACTACTTCGGCGTGCAGCGCTTCGGCCGTGGCGCCGCGAACATCGGGAAGGCGGAAGCCGCACTCTCGGGGAAGCTGCGCATCCACGACCGGCGCCTCTTCAGCCTGCTCTTGTCCGCCGCCCGCAGCCTGGTGTTCAACGACCTCCTGTCGGCGCGGGTGCGGGCAGAGACCTGGAATAAGGTCCTGCCGGGTGAAGTCCTCATGCTTGACGGCAGCCACAGCGTGTTCAAGGCACAGGAGGGGGACGCGGCGCTCGCGGCGCGCCTCACGCGCGGCGATGTGCATCCCACGGGCCCCCTGTGGGGCAAGGGTGACCCCATGGTCTCCGGTGAAGTCCAAGCCCTGGAAGCGGAAGCGGCCGCCCGCTATCCCGTGATCACAGCCGGCCTCGAGAGGATCGGCATGGAGAGGGCACGGCGCAGCCTGCGCCTGCCGGTGCGGGACTTCGCCTGGAACGAGGAAGCAGACGGGCTGATACTGGAGTTCTTCCTGCCGGCGGGGGCCTACGCCACTACCGTATTGAGAGAGCTAATCGATTTCGAGGGAGAAGAAGATGCTCACGAAGATTAAGCACGGCGACATCCTGGAGCTTCGGCTCGAGCGCCCGCCGGTGAACGCGCTGCATCATCCGCTGGTGCAGGAACTCAAGGCCGCCGTGGAGGCGGCGCCGCAGGAGGGCGCCAAGGCGCTGGTGATCTCCGGCGTCGCGAACATGTTCTCCGCCGGCCTCGACGTGCCATACCTATTGGGGCTGGACAAGGCGGGCATGGAGCGCTTCTGGACCGATTTCTTCGGCATGCTGCGCGGCGTCGCCACCTCGCCCATCCCCACCGTCGCCGCCATGACCGGCCATAGCCCGGCGGGCGGCGCCGTCATCTCCCTCTTCTGCGACTACCGCATCGCGGCCCAGGGCAAGTTCAAGATCGGCCTCAATGAGGTGATGGTGGGCCTGCCGGTGCCGCGGGTGATCCTGGCGGGCCTCACCCGCGTGGTAGGCCAGCGCCAGGCGGAGCGGCTCGCGGTGCGCGGCCTGCTGGTCTCGCCTGACGAGGCGCTGGTTTCGGGGCTGGTGGATGAGGTGGTCGCGCCCGAGGAAGTGGTGCCGAAGGCGATCGCCTGGTGCCAGCATGCCTTGAGCCTGCCCCAGAGCGCACTGCATGCCACCCGCAACGTGCTGCGGGAGGATTACGCCAGGCTCTTCGACACCCTGCTGCCCGTCACCCGCAGCGAGATGACGGCGGTGTGGTTCAGCGATGAGACCCAGCGGGTCCTGAAGGACCTCGTCGCGCAACTGGCTGCCAAGAAGAAATAAGAAGTTCCGCTCCCCAGCGGGGAGCGGGCTACTTTCTTGTCGCGACAAGAAAGTAGCCAAAGAAGCGCTTCCCCCGGATGCCGGCCCGAAGCGGGCTGAAGCTGCGCGCTTCGCTCGCTGCGCAGCTTCACACACGAGGCCTCCTGCCTCGCGTGTGAAGGCGCCGCCGTCCCTGGCGGCGCCCTTCGGCTTGGCTTGCTCGCTCCAGTGCTCGCCGGCATCCAAGGGGACGGGAAGAACTCGCGTCTCTTCCTCTTGCCCCGTAGCGCGAGCCGAGCACTGGACTGAGCAAGGCAAGCCCCGCAGGGGGCGAAGCCAGGGATGGTGAGCTTCCGCACGCGGCATAGGGACATGCCGTGTGCGGAACTCCGCAGTGAAGGGTGAGCGGCATGCCGCGAACGCTGTCCGTCTGGACAGCAGGGCAGCACGCGCAGGGTAGCCGCGTTTCGCGGCCCGCGCTGCGGGTGAGCGGTTTTGGTTACTTTTGGCGCGCCAAAAGTAACCCGGCCCCAGGAGGGGCCGGAACGGATTTGGACAGGGATGTCGTCTTGTCTTAACTCCTACCCAAGAGCACGTACAGCGCTCCCGTCCCGCCATCGACGGGCCGCGCGGAGCAGAAGGCGAGCACCTCTTTCCGCTGCCGCAACCAGCCGCCCAGCTTCTGCTTGATGATCGGTCCCTTGGGTCCCGAGCCCAGGCCCTTGCCATGGATGATCCGCACGCAGCGGTAGTTGCGCTGCCCTGCCTCGTACAGGAACTCCGCCACCGCCACCTGGGCGTCCTCGCTGCGCATGCCGTGCAGGTCCAGCTCGGCGCGGACGCTGAACTGGCCGCGGCGCAGCTTGCGCATCAGCGCATGCTGCACGCCGGTCTTGGCGTACCACAGGTCCTCGCCGCTGAAGGCGCCGTCGTCCGAGAGGTCGAGCCTCAGGCTCTCCTCCAGCACCGCACGGCGCTCCGCGTCCGCGAAGCGCGCCCGCGGCGCCGGCTTGGCCTTGCGTGCCGCCGCTTTCTTCTTGGCGCGCAGGGGCTTCGCGCCCTTCACGGAATCCCGGAACAGCTGGCGGTCCTCGTCGCTGAGCTCGTGCTTGCGGCGCATGGGGTTTGGGGCGGCCTTTACGGTATCCTTAGCATAATAATGCATGTATCCCGGGGCGCGAGTTGAGGATCCTGCTCAGCAACGACGACGGTTTCCACGCACCAGGGCTGCGTACCCTGGCGGAGGCCCTCAAGGGCTTCGCCGCCGTCACCGTGGTGGCCCCGGACCGGGACCGCAGCGGCGCCAGCAACTCCCTGACCCTGAGCTCGCCCATCCGCATGCGGGACGAGGCCCCCGGCATCATCTCCGTGGACGGCACTCCCACCGACTGCGTGCACCTCGCCGTCACCGGCCTCCTGGATGAGGCTCCGGACATGGTGGTCTCCGGCATCAACGGCGGCGCCAACCTGGGAGATGACGTGCTGTACTCAGGCACCGTGGCAGCGGCCATGGAGGGGCGCTTCCTGGGTTTCCCGGCGGTGGCCGTATCCCTGGTGCTGGACGGCCCGCCCAAGCACTACGCCACCGCGGCGCGTTTCACCTGTGATTTGGTGAAGCGGCTGCAGTCCCATCCGCTGCCGGCGGACACCATCCTCAACGTCAACGTGCCCGACCTGCCCTGGGATCGCATCGAGGCGGTGGAAGCCACGCGCCTGGGCCACCGCCACCGCTCCGAGCCTGTCCTGAAGGACACCGACCCCCGTGGCCGCCCCATCTATTGGATCGGGCCGCCGGGAGCGGAGCAGGACGCGGGGCCCGGCACCGACTTCAACGCCATCCGCCGCCACTGCATCTCGGTGACGCCCATCCAGATCGACCTCACGCGCTACACGGCGCTGGACAACCTGTCCCAGTGGCTGCAGGGCATCGCGCTGTGAGCGAGGCCC is a window of Gammaproteobacteria bacterium DNA encoding:
- a CDS encoding Smr/MutS family protein, producing the protein MRRKHELSDEDRQLFRDSVKGAKPLRAKKKAAARKAKPAPRARFADAERRAVLEESLRLDLSDDGAFSGEDLWYAKTGVQHALMRKLRRGQFSVRAELDLHGMRSEDAQVAVAEFLYEAGQRNYRCVRIIHGKGLGSGPKGPIIKQKLGGWLRQRKEVLAFCSARPVDGGTGALYVLLGRS
- a CDS encoding enoyl-CoA hydratase/isomerase family protein, yielding MLTKIKHGDILELRLERPPVNALHHPLVQELKAAVEAAPQEGAKALVISGVANMFSAGLDVPYLLGLDKAGMERFWTDFFGMLRGVATSPIPTVAAMTGHSPAGGAVISLFCDYRIAAQGKFKIGLNEVMVGLPVPRVILAGLTRVVGQRQAERLAVRGLLVSPDEALVSGLVDEVVAPEEVVPKAIAWCQHALSLPQSALHATRNVLREDYARLFDTLLPVTRSEMTAVWFSDETQRVLKDLVAQLAAKKK
- the truD gene encoding tRNA pseudouridine(13) synthase TruD, producing MDKLPDWARAHGPVSLTARIRTEPEDFRVEEVLGFEADGEGPHVMLTVEKRGANTHWVADQLARHAGIQGREVGYAGLKDRHAVTVQHFTLNLDRKPEPDWAALPSGEFKVLKSGRHRRKLKTGALEGNRFRLKLRELSGPVSALVPKLEAIRAQGVPNYFGVQRFGRGAANIGKAEAALSGKLRIHDRRLFSLLLSAARSLVFNDLLSARVRAETWNKVLPGEVLMLDGSHSVFKAQEGDAALAARLTRGDVHPTGPLWGKGDPMVSGEVQALEAEAAARYPVITAGLERIGMERARRSLRLPVRDFAWNEEADGLILEFFLPAGAYATTVLRELIDFEGEEDAHED
- the surE gene encoding 5'/3'-nucleotidase SurE, giving the protein MRILLSNDDGFHAPGLRTLAEALKGFAAVTVVAPDRDRSGASNSLTLSSPIRMRDEAPGIISVDGTPTDCVHLAVTGLLDEAPDMVVSGINGGANLGDDVLYSGTVAAAMEGRFLGFPAVAVSLVLDGPPKHYATAARFTCDLVKRLQSHPLPADTILNVNVPDLPWDRIEAVEATRLGHRHRSEPVLKDTDPRGRPIYWIGPPGAEQDAGPGTDFNAIRRHCISVTPIQIDLTRYTALDNLSQWLQGIAL